A stretch of Cytobacillus sp. IB215665 DNA encodes these proteins:
- a CDS encoding Cof-type HAD-IIB family hydrolase: MKLLAIDLDGTLLNHKKNISKVNLAAIKDAQDNGVEVIIATGRAYFDAVKICKDAELSTKIISSNGAMIHTEKGELLHSFAMENNVVERSIKWLEDTELYYEVTTDNGIYTPHHCRDVLAIEVDRLTSANPEISKEKLLADTHKQFTQTGFTFVNHYQDILHTKEAVYNILAFSLDEEKRLQGWDYFTEQENLTVVSSADNNFELQHHKASKGNAVQLVANTLNIPLSETVAIGDSHNDLSMLKKVGYSVAMGNAKQEIKDVCHMTTLLNDEHGVAHAIIHKINEKVSL; this comes from the coding sequence ATGAAATTACTTGCAATAGATCTTGATGGCACCCTACTAAATCATAAGAAGAATATTAGTAAAGTAAACTTAGCTGCAATTAAAGATGCTCAGGACAATGGTGTAGAAGTTATCATTGCAACAGGAAGAGCTTATTTTGATGCCGTTAAAATATGTAAAGACGCTGAGTTATCAACAAAAATCATTAGTTCAAATGGGGCGATGATTCATACAGAAAAAGGTGAACTACTCCATTCATTTGCTATGGAGAATAACGTAGTTGAACGTAGTATAAAGTGGCTAGAAGACACTGAACTTTATTACGAGGTTACAACAGATAACGGAATATATACTCCACATCATTGTCGTGATGTTTTGGCAATCGAGGTAGACCGCTTAACAAGTGCAAACCCAGAGATAAGTAAAGAAAAGCTTCTTGCCGATACTCACAAACAATTTACTCAAACAGGCTTTACATTTGTTAATCATTATCAAGATATTCTTCATACAAAAGAAGCAGTATATAACATCCTTGCTTTTTCCCTAGACGAGGAAAAGCGACTACAAGGATGGGATTATTTCACAGAACAAGAAAACCTCACTGTTGTTTCATCAGCAGATAATAACTTTGAACTTCAACATCATAAAGCATCTAAAGGAAATGCAGTACAGCTTGTAGCAAATACGCTAAACATTCCACTTAGCGAAACAGTTGCAATCGGAGATAGCCATAATGATTTGTCGATGCTTAAAAAGGTTGGGTATAGTGTTGCAATGGGGAACGCAAAACAAGAAATTAAAGATGTTTGCCATATGACGACATTACTTAATGATGAGCATGGTGTCGCACATGCCATTATTCATAAGATTAACGAGAAAGTATCATTATAA
- a CDS encoding alpha/beta hydrolase — MLKAKTPNFIDANKQIIQDSIASLEMIRIGGVEQCILIRGKNKHKPLILFLHGGPGAAQIGYAPKLQQKLEEDFVVVNWDQRGAGKSYSKEVQIDSLNISQFLSDVHELVVLLLQRFNQQKLYLVGHSWGSLLGSIFVKRHPELIHAYIGVGQFVNMVKNEEISYRFTLEKANKTKNNKAKKQLEKIGYPPYNKMTDIVIQRKWLDKFGGAVYGSTQMKSIRKSVSYREYSIIDWLRFMRHNKFSFSNSKLWDELMAMDLVSEVDEMKVPVYICVGRYDYTTPFELAEEYYEHLKAPKKELVWFEKSAHSPNFEEPDKFYEVCMQATK; from the coding sequence ATTAGGATCGGTGGAGTCGAACAATGCATTCTTATAAGGGGAAAAAATAAACATAAACCGCTCATACTTTTTTTACACGGGGGACCTGGTGCTGCTCAAATAGGGTATGCTCCAAAGCTTCAGCAAAAGCTAGAGGAAGATTTTGTAGTCGTGAACTGGGATCAAAGGGGGGCTGGAAAATCTTACTCAAAAGAAGTTCAAATTGACAGTTTAAATATTAGCCAATTCCTCTCAGATGTACACGAGTTAGTAGTATTACTTCTGCAGAGGTTTAATCAACAGAAATTATACTTAGTCGGGCATTCCTGGGGAAGTCTGTTAGGATCGATATTTGTCAAGAGGCATCCCGAGCTAATACATGCATATATTGGTGTTGGTCAATTTGTGAATATGGTGAAAAATGAAGAAATCTCTTATCGTTTTACACTTGAGAAGGCTAATAAAACAAAAAATAACAAGGCAAAGAAGCAATTAGAAAAAATTGGATACCCACCGTATAATAAAATGACTGATATCGTTATTCAGAGAAAGTGGTTAGATAAATTTGGTGGTGCTGTTTATGGATCTACCCAAATGAAGTCCATTCGTAAATCGGTATCGTATAGAGAATATTCTATTATAGATTGGCTACGCTTTATGAGACATAATAAATTTTCTTTTTCCAACAGTAAGCTATGGGATGAGCTGATGGCGATGGATTTGGTAAGCGAAGTAGATGAAATGAAAGTACCAGTGTATATTTGTGTTGGTCGTTATGACTACACTACACCGTTTGAGCTTGCTGAGGAATATTATGAGCATTTAAAAGCACCAAAAAAAGAACTCGTGTGGTTTGAAAAATCAGCTCATTCACCTAATTTTGAAGAGCCAGATAAATTTTACGAAGTGTGTATGCAAGCAACAAAATAA